A genomic stretch from Deinococcus metalli includes:
- a CDS encoding ABC transporter substrate-binding protein, whose amino-acid sequence MRTNTRTAAALTLTLSLAALGSAYAQTTGGTLRAGMQADPVGLDPHVTQATSTRNQLENVYDTLVAFDASGKVVPSLAIRWTTSKDGLTWTFTLRPGVRFHNGRALEASDVVYSIGRIKDPATKSPRSGDFELVKSITAPNKSTVVMTLSKPFSPLLSKLAFSLNVIVPKEAVATLNTKPVGTGPFTFVEYVPQTRMVLKKNPNFWGRDAKGTKLPYLDGITFTYLPDATARVTALRTGTVDWIEYVPSTDITSLKGNAAVNVIGGPAANYRSLFLNVNQKPLNDPRVRRALAYAMNNQEIVDVALLGVGGLPSAGTVLPNGSYYGQPDATYGKPNLDKARALLKEAGYPNGFTLELKVTSTYDFLRTPAEIIQAQLAPLGVKVNITALEWSVYLPDILKKNYMATILGESGQGDPDDYLYTPFASDSGGNLTNFKDATIDGLLDQGRQTSDPAARKAIYAKVQQRLVELSPMVFLYSSTQYEAAVKAVQGYQHFPNTSYVGLRTTWLRR is encoded by the coding sequence ATGCGCACGAACACCCGGACCGCCGCTGCCCTCACGCTTACCCTCTCGCTCGCCGCGCTGGGCAGTGCCTACGCCCAGACGACCGGCGGCACCCTGCGCGCCGGGATGCAGGCCGACCCCGTGGGCCTCGACCCGCACGTCACGCAGGCCACGTCCACCCGCAACCAGCTGGAGAACGTCTACGACACGCTGGTGGCCTTCGACGCCAGCGGCAAGGTCGTGCCGTCGCTCGCCATCCGCTGGACGACCAGCAAGGACGGCCTGACGTGGACGTTCACCCTGCGCCCCGGCGTGCGGTTCCACAACGGCCGCGCCCTGGAAGCCAGCGACGTGGTGTACTCGATTGGCCGCATCAAGGACCCCGCGACCAAGTCCCCCCGCAGCGGCGACTTCGAACTCGTCAAGAGCATCACCGCGCCCAACAAGAGCACAGTCGTGATGACCCTCAGCAAGCCCTTCTCGCCGCTGCTGAGCAAGCTCGCGTTCAGCCTGAACGTGATCGTGCCCAAGGAAGCGGTCGCCACCCTGAACACCAAGCCGGTCGGCACCGGGCCGTTCACCTTCGTCGAGTACGTGCCGCAGACGCGCATGGTGCTGAAGAAGAACCCGAACTTCTGGGGCCGGGACGCCAAGGGCACCAAACTGCCGTACCTCGACGGCATCACCTTCACCTACCTGCCGGACGCCACCGCCCGCGTGACCGCCCTGCGCACCGGCACCGTGGACTGGATCGAGTACGTGCCGTCCACGGACATCACCTCCCTGAAGGGCAACGCCGCCGTCAACGTGATCGGCGGGCCGGCAGCGAACTACCGCTCGCTGTTCCTGAACGTGAACCAGAAGCCGCTGAACGACCCGCGCGTGCGCCGTGCCCTCGCGTACGCCATGAACAACCAGGAGATCGTGGACGTGGCCCTGCTGGGCGTGGGCGGCCTGCCCTCGGCCGGCACCGTGCTCCCCAACGGCAGCTACTACGGCCAGCCCGACGCCACCTACGGTAAGCCGAACCTCGACAAGGCCCGTGCCCTGCTCAAGGAGGCCGGCTACCCGAACGGCTTCACGCTGGAACTGAAGGTCACGTCCACCTACGACTTCCTGCGCACGCCCGCCGAGATCATCCAGGCGCAGCTCGCGCCGCTGGGCGTCAAGGTGAACATCACGGCGCTGGAGTGGAGCGTGTACCTGCCGGACATCCTGAAGAAGAACTACATGGCCACCATCCTGGGCGAGAGCGGCCAGGGCGACCCGGACGACTACCTGTACACGCCCTTCGCGTCGGACAGCGGCGGTAACCTCACCAACTTCAAGGACGCCACCATCGACGGCCTGCTCGACCAGGGCCGCCAGACCTCCGACCCGGCGGCGCGCAAGGCCATCTACGCCAAGGTGCAGCAGCGTCTGGTGGAGCTGAGCCCGATGGTCTTCCTGTACTCCAGCACGCAGTACGAGGCGGCCGTCAAGGCGGTGCAGGGTTACCAGCACTTCCCGAACACCAGCTACGTGGGTCTGCGCACCACCTGGCTGAGGCGCTGA
- a CDS encoding ABC transporter permease, producing the protein MTAAATVQPRSPARRAAQVFFRTPSGVAGLVLVLLVVVAALFAPHLAPYDPVQYRPIDRMQGPSAQHWLGTDLYGRDLFSRVVYGSRISLAVSILSVSLALLVGGTLGALAGFYLKWVDTLIMRVTDVLLAFPAILLAIALLAFLGGGFWNLTIAIAVAYVAPFARVARAAVLRTRDTMFVEASTALGASDLRLLLRHVLPNATGPILVEVTLRLAYAILGEAALSFLGLGTQPPAPAWGQMIADGRPFLETNPWISIAPGLAIMITVLGFNLLGDALRDALDPRLGR; encoded by the coding sequence GTGACCGCCGCCGCGACCGTCCAGCCGCGTTCGCCCGCCCGGCGCGCCGCCCAGGTGTTCTTCCGCACGCCCAGTGGCGTGGCCGGCCTGGTGCTGGTGCTGCTGGTGGTGGTGGCGGCCCTGTTCGCGCCGCACCTCGCGCCGTACGACCCCGTGCAGTACCGGCCCATCGACCGCATGCAGGGGCCGTCCGCCCAGCACTGGCTCGGCACCGACCTGTACGGCCGCGACCTGTTCTCCCGCGTGGTCTACGGCAGCCGCATCAGCCTGGCCGTCAGCATCCTGAGCGTGTCGCTGGCCCTGCTCGTCGGCGGCACGCTGGGCGCGCTGGCCGGCTTCTACCTGAAGTGGGTGGACACGCTGATCATGCGCGTCACCGACGTCCTGCTGGCGTTCCCGGCCATCCTGCTCGCCATTGCGCTGCTCGCCTTCCTGGGTGGCGGGTTCTGGAACCTCACCATCGCCATCGCGGTCGCGTATGTTGCCCCGTTCGCGCGGGTCGCGCGGGCCGCCGTGCTGCGCACGCGGGACACCATGTTCGTGGAGGCCAGCACCGCCCTCGGCGCGTCCGACCTCCGGCTGCTGCTGCGCCACGTGCTGCCCAACGCCACCGGCCCGATTCTGGTCGAGGTCACGCTGCGCCTCGCGTACGCCATCCTCGGCGAGGCCGCCCTGAGCTTCCTGGGCCTGGGCACGCAGCCCCCGGCGCCCGCGTGGGGCCAGATGATCGCTGACGGCCGCCCCTTCCTCGAAACCAACCCCTGGATCTCGATCGCGCCGGGCCTGGCGATCATGATCACCGTGCTCGGCTTCAACCTCCTCGGCGACGCGCTGCGCGACGCCCTGGACCCCCGCCTGGGCCGCTGA
- a CDS encoding ABC transporter permease, with product MSPGWLLRRVLLALLAAFGVSVLVFVLLRLVPGDVVTQLIGLEGNVSAAQQAEMRRLFGLNEPIWQQFAHWFWALLHGNLGISLRTDRPVFQDLLLRFPVTLQLTGLALLFAALIGLPLGILAALKRGKSADLLSSTFVLVGLAAPEFWLAILMILLFSLKLGWFPPNGYVTPAESLAGNLRSLFLPALALSFSLAAATTRIVRASLLDVLGQDYIRTARAKGLPGRAIVVRHALRNALIPVVTVIGLQVGNLLGGAVIIEQLFGLPGVGRYALEGINLRDYPVVQGAVLWIAVSYVLVNVIVDVLYGVIDRRVVYS from the coding sequence ATGAGCCCCGGCTGGCTGCTGCGCCGCGTCCTGCTGGCGCTGCTCGCGGCCTTCGGGGTCAGCGTGCTGGTCTTCGTGCTGCTGCGGCTGGTGCCGGGCGACGTGGTCACGCAGCTGATCGGCCTGGAAGGCAACGTCAGCGCGGCGCAGCAGGCCGAGATGCGCCGGCTGTTTGGCCTGAACGAGCCCATCTGGCAGCAGTTCGCCCACTGGTTCTGGGCGCTGCTGCACGGCAACCTGGGGATCAGCCTGCGCACGGACCGCCCGGTCTTCCAGGATCTGCTGCTGCGCTTTCCCGTCACGCTGCAACTCACCGGGCTGGCCCTGCTGTTCGCGGCACTGATCGGCCTGCCACTGGGCATCCTGGCGGCCCTGAAGCGCGGCAAGTCGGCCGACCTGCTGTCGAGCACCTTCGTGCTGGTCGGGCTGGCCGCGCCGGAGTTCTGGCTGGCGATCCTGATGATCCTGCTGTTCAGCCTCAAGCTCGGGTGGTTCCCGCCGAACGGCTACGTGACGCCCGCCGAGTCGCTGGCCGGCAACCTGCGCAGCCTGTTCCTGCCGGCGCTGGCCCTGAGCTTCAGCCTCGCGGCGGCCACGACCCGGATCGTGCGGGCCAGCCTGCTCGACGTGCTTGGGCAGGATTACATCCGCACCGCCCGGGCCAAGGGCCTGCCCGGCCGCGCCATCGTCGTCCGCCACGCCCTGCGCAACGCCCTGATCCCCGTGGTGACGGTCATCGGGCTTCAGGTGGGCAACCTGCTCGGCGGCGCGGTGATCATCGAGCAACTGTTCGGGCTGCCGGGCGTCGGCCGTTACGCGCTGGAGGGCATCAACCTGCGCGATTACCCGGTGGTGCAGGGGGCGGTGCTGTGGATCGCGGTGAGCTACGTCCTCGTGAACGTGATCGTGGACGTGCTGTACGGCGTGATCGACCGCCGGGTGGTGTACTCGTGA
- a CDS encoding helix-turn-helix domain-containing protein, which yields MQLGSRIRARRRHLSLTLKDVSAGSGLSVPYLSQIERHQANPTVTSLASIARALGVTLTYFVPDDTPHTSVTRRGAGNVLHFQELPYRVESLAGQGGDLNLEPLLICIHPGFTSDPNSHLGEEFVHVLQGHLRLTVGSEHHELGPGDSAHHPSTTPHTWANPGDTDTLLLWVGTPRLL from the coding sequence ATGCAGCTAGGGTCCAGAATTCGTGCGAGACGACGTCACCTCAGCCTCACCCTCAAGGACGTCAGTGCCGGCAGCGGCCTGTCCGTGCCGTACCTGTCGCAGATCGAGCGGCACCAGGCCAATCCCACCGTGACCTCCCTGGCGTCCATCGCGCGGGCGCTGGGTGTCACCCTCACCTACTTCGTGCCCGACGACACGCCGCACACCAGCGTGACCCGCCGGGGCGCCGGCAACGTCCTGCACTTCCAGGAGCTGCCCTACCGCGTCGAGAGCCTTGCCGGGCAGGGCGGCGACCTGAACCTCGAACCCCTGCTGATCTGTATCCACCCCGGGTTCACGTCCGATCCGAACAGCCACCTCGGCGAGGAGTTCGTGCACGTCCTGCAGGGGCACCTGCGCCTGACGGTCGGGTCCGAGCACCACGAACTCGGCCCAGGAGACAGCGCGCACCATCCCAGCACCACGCCGCACACCTGGGCCAATCCCGGCGACACCGACACGTTGCTGCTGTGGGTCGGCACGCCCCGCCTGCTGTGA
- a CDS encoding GNAT family N-acetyltransferase: MTTIRHATEHDIPRLLPLMRGLAVFEQYIDVFAVTEDVLLQQGFRQAPPDFHALVAERGGELLGTLVYYVIPFTATARPTLYMKELYVRDDARGQQLGERLMRAAAEEAVRRGCDAMKWAVAEWNTSGRRFYERLGAHANPVWVDYGLDWGALTALAAGQDAEMAPVGPD; this comes from the coding sequence ATGACCACCATCCGGCACGCCACCGAGCACGACATCCCCCGCCTCCTGCCCCTGATGCGCGGCCTCGCAGTCTTCGAGCAGTACATCGACGTCTTCGCGGTCACGGAGGACGTGCTGCTTCAGCAGGGCTTCCGGCAGGCACCGCCCGACTTCCACGCCCTTGTCGCGGAGCGGGGCGGCGAGTTGCTGGGCACGCTGGTGTACTACGTCATTCCATTCACGGCGACCGCGCGGCCGACGCTGTACATGAAGGAGCTCTACGTCCGGGACGACGCGCGCGGTCAGCAGCTCGGCGAGCGCCTGATGCGCGCTGCGGCCGAAGAGGCCGTACGGCGCGGCTGTGACGCGATGAAATGGGCGGTGGCCGAATGGAACACGTCCGGCCGCCGCTTCTACGAGCGCCTCGGTGCCCACGCCAATCCGGTCTGGGTGGACTACGGCCTGGACTGGGGCGCCCTGACCGCGCTGGCAGCCGGTCAGGATGCAGAAATGGCCCCCGTCGGACCGGACTGA
- a CDS encoding B3/B4 domain-containing protein, which translates to MTGDTSPALHVSPAVAGRFPGYHGLVVFAHGIQGGPSDERSAAWLRTAEAHARAAFGASAPAEHPHLAAWRDAFRAFGVKPQRMLNSAEALISRVVKGGELPAINRLVDAYNAVSVQFAVPCGGEDLARVVGDVILTVADGDEPFETVRDGAPFIDHPAPGEVVWADAAGVTCRAWNWRQGTRTRLTDTTTAAYFLFDALPPVTRADLDRAADTLEAMLRTLSPGCTTQRTYIGAGS; encoded by the coding sequence ATGACCGGGGATACCTCCCCCGCCCTGCACGTGAGTCCGGCCGTCGCCGGGCGCTTCCCGGGCTACCACGGCCTCGTCGTGTTCGCCCACGGCATTCAGGGCGGCCCAAGCGACGAGCGGAGCGCGGCGTGGCTGCGGACTGCCGAGGCGCACGCCCGCGCAGCGTTCGGTGCGTCGGCGCCTGCCGAGCATCCCCATCTGGCGGCGTGGCGGGACGCGTTCCGCGCATTCGGCGTCAAGCCCCAGCGCATGCTGAATTCCGCCGAGGCCCTGATCTCCCGCGTGGTGAAGGGCGGAGAGTTGCCGGCCATCAATCGTCTCGTGGACGCTTACAACGCCGTGAGCGTGCAGTTTGCGGTGCCGTGCGGCGGCGAGGACCTTGCGCGCGTGGTTGGGGACGTGATCCTGACAGTCGCTGACGGCGACGAGCCCTTCGAGACTGTCAGGGACGGCGCGCCGTTCATCGACCACCCCGCGCCGGGCGAGGTGGTGTGGGCCGACGCCGCGGGCGTGACATGCCGGGCATGGAACTGGCGCCAGGGCACCCGCACCCGCCTGACAGACACCACGACGGCCGCGTACTTCCTGTTCGACGCCCTGCCTCCCGTGACCCGCGCTGACCTGGACCGGGCCGCCGACACGCTGGAGGCCATGCTCCGGACGCTATCGCCCGGCTGCACCACCCAGCGCACCTACATCGGCGCCGGGAGCTGA
- a CDS encoding EAL domain-containing protein — translation MAALLLALPPDIVKLDRGLVRDVHEHAGQTLRIRNMVGFAAHSGLRVIAEGVETVAGART, via the coding sequence GTGGCGGCGCTGCTACTCGCCCTCCCACCGGACATCGTCAAGCTCGACCGGGGACTGGTGCGCGATGTCCACGAACACGCCGGGCAGACCCTGCGTATCCGCAACATGGTCGGGTTCGCCGCCCACAGCGGCCTGCGGGTGATCGCAGAGGGTGTCGAGACCGTGGCCGGGGCCAGGACGTAG
- a CDS encoding MOSC domain-containing protein gives MTVTLAALYIYPVKSCAEVRLDAARAEPRGLAGDRRWALVGPDGRLLTQRELPRMRLIEPVWDGTLRGLRAPGLPDLPLPAEATGPRVPATLWGEAIGGLRVSPEAEAWLEAFLDAPCDLVALPADASRWQEGKPFRAPLGYADGNPYHLISTTSLDTLGDASRSPLDFRPNLVVEGALPFAEDGWRRVQVGPVGFQVVESCARCSVVNVDPGGRMTAEPLRTLARHRRRGHAILFGQHLILEGTPGLTLTVGDSVTVLDWSPEPNPSYG, from the coding sequence ATGACGGTCACCCTCGCCGCGCTGTACATCTACCCCGTCAAGTCCTGCGCCGAGGTGCGGCTCGACGCGGCGCGGGCCGAACCGCGCGGGCTGGCCGGCGACCGCCGCTGGGCGCTGGTCGGACCGGACGGCCGCCTTCTCACCCAGCGCGAGCTGCCGCGCATGCGACTGATAGAGCCCGTGTGGGACGGCACGCTGCGCGGCCTGCGGGCGCCGGGCCTCCCGGACCTGCCGCTGCCCGCTGAGGCGACCGGCCCGCGCGTCCCGGCCACGCTGTGGGGTGAGGCCATCGGCGGCCTGCGGGTCTCCCCCGAAGCTGAGGCGTGGCTGGAGGCGTTCCTGGACGCACCGTGCGATCTGGTGGCCCTGCCGGCCGATGCGTCGCGCTGGCAGGAGGGCAAACCGTTCCGCGCGCCGCTCGGGTACGCGGACGGCAACCCCTACCACCTGATCTCCACGACCTCACTCGACACGCTTGGGGACGCGTCGCGCTCGCCGCTCGACTTCCGCCCGAACCTCGTGGTGGAGGGCGCACTTCCCTTCGCGGAGGACGGCTGGCGCCGCGTGCAGGTGGGTCCGGTCGGGTTCCAGGTGGTCGAGTCCTGCGCGCGGTGCAGCGTCGTGAACGTCGATCCGGGCGGGCGGATGACGGCCGAGCCGCTGCGCACGCTGGCCCGGCATCGCCGGCGGGGCCACGCCATCCTGTTCGGGCAGCACCTCATCCTGGAGGGCACGCCCGGCCTGACGTTGACTGTCGGGGATTCGGTGACGGTGCTCGACTGGTCGCCTGAACCCAACCCGTCCTACGGCTGA
- a CDS encoding substrate-binding domain-containing protein, whose amino-acid sequence MPSPVHSAAPLRCQVRARREALHLRPTELAAQCGITRQALHSIETGAYAPNTVVALRLAHALSCRVEDLFTLAEGTVTARVVGVPPSEGSRVQLAWVGERLLAFPVTGEAGWSQPADGTFTTPHGLSAGHVAVRPFADHGQARRTAVLVGCDPSLGVAASHVGRHHPDTRLLWQSASSSRALGALARGEAHAAGIHLWDARSGVSNVPFVERELPGRRVHVYTLWSWEQGLLVARGNPHGIQGVRDLTRPDLRLVNRERGSGSRVLLDAWLAGLNLPGTERRRLPGYRDEAGSHLEAAGLVAAGAAHVAPGPRSAALALGLEFVPVQTERFDLAVPDEHVTHPAITALIAVVQHPTFRAEIASLGGYDPSHAGEHWQTTG is encoded by the coding sequence ATGCCCTCCCCCGTCCACAGCGCCGCGCCGCTGCGTTGTCAGGTGCGCGCGCGCCGCGAGGCGCTACATCTGCGGCCCACCGAACTGGCGGCGCAGTGCGGCATCACCCGGCAGGCACTGCACTCCATCGAGACCGGCGCGTATGCGCCGAACACCGTGGTGGCCCTGCGGCTCGCGCACGCGCTGTCGTGCCGGGTGGAAGACCTGTTCACGCTGGCCGAGGGCACCGTGACGGCCCGCGTGGTCGGAGTGCCGCCTTCGGAGGGCAGCCGCGTGCAGCTCGCGTGGGTGGGCGAGCGCCTGCTGGCCTTCCCCGTGACGGGCGAGGCCGGGTGGAGCCAGCCCGCCGACGGCACCTTCACGACGCCGCACGGACTGTCGGCCGGGCACGTCGCGGTGCGCCCCTTTGCCGACCACGGGCAGGCCCGCCGCACGGCTGTGCTGGTCGGGTGCGATCCCTCGCTGGGCGTCGCGGCGAGCCACGTCGGGCGGCACCATCCGGACACGCGGCTGCTGTGGCAGTCGGCGTCCAGTTCGCGTGCTCTGGGGGCGCTGGCCCGCGGCGAGGCGCACGCCGCCGGCATTCACCTGTGGGACGCACGGTCCGGCGTGTCCAATGTCCCCTTCGTGGAGCGCGAGCTGCCCGGCCGGCGAGTGCACGTGTACACGCTGTGGTCATGGGAGCAGGGCCTGCTGGTCGCGCGGGGCAATCCGCACGGCATCCAGGGGGTGCGAGACCTCACCAGGCCGGACCTGCGCCTGGTGAACCGGGAGCGCGGCTCGGGCAGCCGGGTGCTGCTGGACGCGTGGCTGGCCGGGCTGAACCTGCCTGGCACCGAGCGCCGCCGGCTGCCCGGCTACCGCGACGAGGCCGGCAGCCACCTGGAGGCTGCGGGGCTGGTGGCGGCCGGCGCGGCCCACGTGGCGCCGGGGCCGCGCTCGGCGGCGCTGGCGCTGGGGCTGGAGTTCGTTCCCGTGCAGACCGAGCGCTTCGACTTGGCGGTGCCGGACGAGCACGTGACCCATCCGGCCATCACGGCGCTGATCGCCGTGGTGCAGCACCCCACCTTCCGCGCCGAGATCGCGTCGCTGGGCGGCTACGACCCGTCCCACGCCGGAGAGCACTGGCAGACCACTGGCTGA